GATGCTCTTTTCGAGGAGATCGCCTTCACGGGCCTAGCCTGGACACATGACCGCACGCATCGACGCCGTCCGCGGCGGCGACGCGGGCGCCGAGCTGACCGGCGGCCGGGTCCAGCTCGCGGGCGCCCGGCCGGACCTGGGCGCGGCGACCGCCGCGCTCGAGCGCATCGAGCGGACGCTGGCCGAGCACCCGTGGTCGGCGCCGGAGCAGCGCGAGCTCGAGGACGCCGGTCTCGGCCCGCGTCAGCTCGCGGCGGCCACCCGGCTGGGCCGGATCATCCGGCTGCCCGGCGACATCGTCCTGCTGCCCGACGCGCCGGCCCGCGCGATGCGCGAGCTCGCCGCCCTGCCGCAGCCGTTCACCACCAGTGACGCCCGGCAGGCGCTCGCCACGACCCGCCGGGTCGCGATCCCGCTCCTGGAGCACCTGGACGCCCGCGGCTGGACCAGGCGGCTCGACGGCACCCATCGCACCGTCGTGCGCTGACAATCTGGCGGCGCGCTCCACGCCGCGGATCCCGTCGCCGGCGGTGGGTTCTACCCCGCTCTCGCGCCGATAGCGGGGCAGAAGCCACCGCGAGCGCGAGGCATCCGCGACGTTGAGATATCGCATTCCATCGATACAGCGGCGAGTCGCCTCGGGACGGCACCGGTTGTTCATCTTCCCGGGCGATAATCGCTAGGCCCCTTCCCCCACCGACCAAG
This is a stretch of genomic DNA from Cumulibacter manganitolerans. It encodes these proteins:
- a CDS encoding SelB domain-containing protein, translating into MTARIDAVRGGDAGAELTGGRVQLAGARPDLGAATAALERIERTLAEHPWSAPEQRELEDAGLGPRQLAAATRLGRIIRLPGDIVLLPDAPARAMRELAALPQPFTTSDARQALATTRRVAIPLLEHLDARGWTRRLDGTHRTVVR